gctcgggggctgcgggatatgtgcatcagagatttatttttcaattttttggaaaataaagaaggaaaaagactgaagtgacccgcagcctgattctgcgattcaacctaaggctcgggggctactacatatggagcgcgagtacttcgcgcaccatatatgatcaggatttcggggcttgagcacctcacagcctcggagcaaccagaagtacttgaaggactacttgacgtatctgaaggaaggcccaaAAGCAACTAGAAAAGATGTTCTggctacttgaagtactcgaagacgcccagccaaagTACTCGACgactgcaggactcggctacgaagagctcgggggcttctcAGACTCGAGGCAGcgagactgcttataggcatagaatgttctagagtaagagatagcttatggatgtaccttatcttTTTTTAaatacccgaataggcgtagaactagctgcaatacaaagaaaactactcgattgtgttgtagtagaatTCCAACTGTAATCGGCtaagactttccatgtaaccctgtcccccggatatataagggcgggcagggacccctccaaacgatcaacacctaaggcaatacaaaccaccacacaggacgtagggtattacgcaactcgcggcccgaacctgtctaaatctttgtgttctttgtaccatcgagttccagagcagtcgatccctacctacaaaccttactgttAAGGGTATACCTgagtaggcttggcggtaaacaccgataaAGATGATCTTCTTGTGGGCGTTGTGTATATAAAAATAAAGTTTCACGGTGTACAGTGATTTAATGCATCATAATGGATTACCACCGTCATGGAAGCTAAAGTTACCTATAAAGATCAAAGTGTTTTTGCGTATCGAAGAAAGGAgtcagaaaagacaaactggTGAAGAGAAATTGGCACGCGACTGGTTTTAGCAATCGGAAATCGACCCACATGGCATGTCCATGGAGTTATCATGTAAATCTGCGTGAAGGCCTTGCATTATCGTCAACGCGCTCCACAAGACGCATAGATTATGACTAACCAACTACCTAATCTCACCTTCAACTACTATAAAATATAATTTACCACGGTCTTTAAAAATCACTTTGGAGGCGGGCCTCCAGCCGTGCAACCATCTTAGTTAAAGGGTTAACCAAGACGGACATCTTAAGGCAACAACCTCAGTTATATATTTATTAACTAAGACTGTTGCTTTAAGTCCATCGCCACGGTTAAGTTTTAACGAGGCAGTGCGCCGTAACACATTGCCTTGGTTAATACACGATTAAGTGATACTACTACGAAAAAATATTAACGGTAGCCTTTGAAAATATCCTTAGAGGTGGGCACTATTCTAAACCACCTGAGTTAATATAtgcgattaaccgaggcggttatttttcattaaccgaggcagttatAAAGAACCGTATCGCAAAATCGATTAACAGAGACGGACGTCTTAAAATATCCATCTCGGTTAGTagacattaaccgaggcggttgtttTAATGTAAACATCTCGGAAGTATGTTAATTAAGGCGGAAGTATGTTAATTAAGGCGGGTGTTGTAAATGAGACTTTCAGAAGTAGTTTGATGCAATTCAATTATTTTTAAACAATTTTACTTTAAACACGTGCCCCACTGGTACCCTAAGGCCTATCTCAATAGGAGTGTCGTGGGAGTatcatgagcattaaatttgctgatATGGCACAAGAGAGAGAATATTGAGTGTCATGAGATGTGAGAGAAGTGTCATCACTATGATACTCCTCCAGCTCGATTATCTAATTTACAGTCTTGACAACCGTGCGATAACACTCTCCACTAAGACTGATCTGAGGGCATCACGAATGTATAGGGGCGGCTTGACCTTATGATGGCTTCCACTTGGAGTTAAGACCGAGCTCCGTTGTGCATGAGGACCAGACACGGCACTAGAGGCGGCCCCAATATTGTGGGGGGTGGAAATTTGGAAAACCTAACTTGAACCCAAAAAATCCGAATACTAATTTGGGTTTGAACCCACGATACCCGAAATTATTATGAGTAATTCGAGTTCCAAACCACGTACCTGAACTACCAAAAAAAACCCGAACAATAGCTCAACCCAAACAATTTCACTCGGCCCAGTCTAGCCCACCAAGCCTTCGCAGTTCCTAACCCTAACTGCCCTCCCCCAGCCCCCAGCCGCCAGGCGCCAGCCCCCATGCCCCACGCCGCTCGGCGCTCGCTCACGGACACCGCCACCGGCCGGCCACCCCGGCATCTCCCCCTGCAGCACGACTACACCGGCCACCACGGCTCCCACGCGCTGCCAACCCGCCACCATCtatccatctctctctccaatCCTCTCCATCTCTTCACCGGAGCAGGAGGccaggaggcaggagctcgagtCTGCACCGCCggatcctcctcctccacgcccCCAGCTCCCGCAGCTCCGGAGGCCAGGAACTTGAGTCTGCGCCTCCGgatccgcctcctccacgcccCCCCAGCTTCCGCTCCAAGCTCCCGTAGTcctgctggtggcggcggcgggtgggtcTTCGAGCCttcagcggcgacggcggcggccgagtccaggtgcgccgcctccaccacgcGCTAGGAGAGTAGGAGGGGCGGTAGCAAATTTTACCATGCGCTAGTGTAATGTGTAAGGCTGACCTTAGCTAGCTTAAGGTCACTTTATTCCACACACTACTGATGCCCTAAAAGGAAAATCAAATGGTGAACTTAGGTTTGTCCCAAATTGTTATCAGCTTTAGAGATGTTCTCTGAAACAATTTCGTCCATTCCCAGAATTCCTATTCTACAAATAATTTTATAATCCTGAGATTTACTAGAAATTGTGTATATACACCCCTTGTACTAAATGCTATTCTTACGGGGGAAACCATGGATGTACGGATGAGGCCCGAGCGCTCCCTTCGGCTGATCCATACGAGACAGAGATGGTCCTCTAAACCCTGCATGGGTCCCACTTGTCATTCTCCGTCCTCGCCGGCTCAGGCAACCTGAAGCCTCATCAAGAACTTCCCCTTCACCTGCTACCCCCCTGTCACGCAATCGTTCGCGCTCCGATTGCAACGCGCCATTCCTCTCGCTCGCCCTCTGTTTCTTAaacctttcccttctctcggAGCCTCTCCTCCCTTGTTCTTCCTTCTctggcggcgacgactgggcgagcggcggcgccatttgtCCTGTCATCGCccagccctttgccggcgacgagcgcatcCTCCAGGTATGCCCGCCCCTTCTGTTTCCTTCGGCTGTGCGagacggagcaccccaaaccctaacgaaactatttgtattcggatctgaatccagttacaatatattacctgctaacttcgatttcgttttAACTTGGAAAATTTTGGGTTGGTTTTGAATTTCTGGTGTTTGGCTGACCTTGGCTGTAACAGCGCAGACACTATAGGATATACACACCCTGCTCTTTCAGTTAAAATAGTTTATGATACTGCCTTCAGTTTGTTCTCATTGCAGTCGACCCATTTTTCTACATAAAGGGCAATGGGAGCATCCGTGACAACTGGTATGCAGATGCTGGCCATGCGCCCATGCATCCCAGCCTGCAAACAAGTGCTTGGTTCGACATCAGTGCTATCTGCATTTGGAAGGGCACTTAGTACCAGAACTGGGTTTGGCAGCTGTTCCAAACCCACATCAGTGGGGCCAATGACTTCTTCAAATTGTAAGGGGGTTATTGTGAGGGCAATGTCTCAGAGAGGTTCTCAAGGGCTTCCCATTGATCTCACAGGTAAGCTGAATGTAGATGTTCTTCGCTCGAAATTTTCAAGTTACACTGTTATTGATACATTTCTAACAGTGCGTTTTTTCCTAAATTATTtcctgttggtattttgtattattattatttctgCTAATGCACACTTCCATTGTGTTGATCAATGGATTTGTTTCTCTCCACAACTACATAAAAACAATAAAATACATCTCTGTCAAAGTGGCCTATTGGTaacaaaaaatttgagaaatattaAAATGGAATCAGTCTAGACTTGTCGATAGATCCTGGAGTCATCATTCAAATAGAGTACTTGGAAATTGGAATGGGAAGCAAAGCAAAATAACAAATTATCAAATGTAACACTCTACTTTATCAAATGTAAGAGCACTTCTAAGCGAAATATAACAAATTATCGCCTTATAAATAGACTTGTCGATGTTTGAAACTGAAATATAACCATTAACTAGCTCCTTTGTTTTAGAAGTGCATGATCTTTTTTCTGAAAGGTGGGCCTACTTGATCTGGCCCCATGCACATCTTCAGTCACTACAGGTTTTTTAGTTATTAGCTGTCTTGTATTTCTTTATCAGGCAAAAGAGCAtttattgctggagttgctgatgATAATGGTTATGGTTGGGCAATTGCTAAGGCTCTTGCTGCAGCTGGTGCTGAGATTCTTGTTGGTACATGGGTGCCTGTAAGTCGATCTCATTCTCGAAATTTATTGGACTGGACGTTCTGGTGAAAAGTTATTTTAGAGTTATCAAACATTTGCAGGCGTTGAACATATTTGAGACAAGCTTGAGACGTGGAAAGTTTGACGAATCACGGAAGTGCGTTCATCTAATTACCAACAGTTTCATCATAGTTAAAGTTTTCTTTATTCTACTTCAGTGATTCTTGCTGagtcttttattttattttaacttCTACATGTATTTGACGTAGGCTGCCTGATGGATCCCTTATGGAGATCGCTAAAGTATATCCACTGGATGCAGTTTATGACATTCCTGAGGATGTTCCTGAAGATGTAATGCTCATCATTTATGATGTTTTCGTTGTCATTCCGTTTCATGCTTTATGAACCTTTTGTTCATGTTGCAGGTTAAAGCCAACAAAAGATATGCTGGTGCTTCAAACTGGACTGTTAAGGTTAGCTATAATGTGCCTTTTCCCCCATCAAGCAGCTTCAATGCTGTGCTATGATTGGCTTGCTATCCAGTGCTTAATTTCCATGTTCTCTAAATCTTCTAGGAAGTTGCTGAAACTGTGAAGAATGATTTTGGCAGCATTGATATCCTTGTGCATTCTCTCGCTAATGGTCCTGAGGTTAATATATCATCAAATCTTTGTAGTAGTTACTTTCATCGCCACATCAGGATCATCTAGTTGACCTTTTCTTTTATCAACACAAAAGGTAACAAAGCCACTGTTGGAGACATCAAGGAGAGGGTATCTTGCTGCAATTTCAGCATCTAGTTATTCCTTTGTTTCCTTACTTCAACACTTCCTTCCCATAATGAATCCAGGTAATGTTTCTTATATGATGTGCCTGTTCTGTTTCTCTACTGATTTTCCCTTCAGCTCCTATGCTATTTGCTCAGTTTTATTTTAATGACTACACACCTTTCTCATGATAGGATTATATTTTTGAAGTGAGCAAGGATATCCTTTTAAACTATGTTTAAGTGCCGGTAGCAAATCTACTTTGCACTTTCTGAATTGCAGGACCTGTTAAGTTTGTTGACACGGGCTGACATCAATGTTCAAGAAAACGCTAGGCGCTAGCCTATAGACTAGCGCATAGGAAGGTTAAACATAGGCTAAACGTAGACTTTAGGCCTCAGTTTAGTGTTTAATCTCGATTAAACGGTGTTTAataatgttttatttttaaccttgtCTGACACTCACATTGCACTCCTCCACCTGCATACatgggcggcggcaggggtATGCCCCTGTTTGCCATGGCATACCCATCATTTGAGATCAAACATTAATAAGTATGCATTTTTATACATATCATGTACATTCAATCTATGAAAAAATAAAGCTCACTAGTTCAGCAAAGGAGAAACTTCCTCCCGTCCGTAGCGGGGGTGTTTGGTTACTTAGGCTTATAATAAGCCCATCCCCATAAGCCTCAAATAAGTCTCATCCCATCCAAACACCTAGGCTTAAAGGTGAGGATTATCATAAGCATCTTCATAAGCCCATAAGCTCTTCTAAGAGGTGCTTATGATGTTTATTTCCTATGGGCTTCACTAAGAAAACAACAGTTTCCAACTCCTACCCCTCCACAACCCTATCCATTCAGCCCCTACAAAGCACATTAATGAGGGCCGGGGCACAAAAGTTATTAGCTAGTAAAGAGTCTTATTATAAGTGCATACAACCAAACACCTATTTGGGCTTATTATAAACCTCTCCATGTGAGAGGCTTATGGACTTATAATAAACCTCAATTAACCAAACAAGTCCAGACTCACGTAGTCGCGTCTCGCGAGTGGCGAGTCGCATCATATCACCCCTTTCCTCGCTCATCTCGGCGGTGCCGCATCGCGTAGGCTGCAATGGTGCATCCTCGGCTCTTCGGTTGCTGCTCGACGGCTACCCCACTCACCCACTCTAGCGACCGGCGGGCAGCACCAGCACCTCGCGTCCTCGCCTGCATCGGCCATCGCTCGCGGGCTGTGATTACATTCGCTAGGCGGTTATATTTGCTCGGCATACCCAGCTGtaaattcctggctccgccactagCTGCATAGCTAATTTTTGTTTCCCACCGCATTGGTGTGTTACAAATCCTTCCATGAGGCAGCCCTTTTTCACATCAAATTAGTTCCTTATATCCGGTAACATAACAAAGAGAATGTTAATTAGCTCATAAGTCTTAACGTGCTCCACATTGGGAGGAACGAACTAGTAGTTAGTGTTAAGCCAAGAACCAGGCATGTTGAGCCAAACTTAGCTTTGGTTCGGTAACAATGCAGATAAACCAGACTTGGCCACTGCTGCTAGCTTTACTTGTGCCTTTGTGTGATAGAACTGTGGATGTGcttttttataaaagaaaaatattgtttcctTTCATTGGACCAAAAACTATTTGTTCACAAAACTGTTctctaatatatttttttagtaaAAAATTCTTGTTTCTGTT
This portion of the Panicum virgatum strain AP13 chromosome 2N, P.virgatum_v5, whole genome shotgun sequence genome encodes:
- the LOC120660159 gene encoding enoyl-[acyl-carrier-protein] reductase [NADH] 2, chloroplastic-like isoform X2; amino-acid sequence: MGASVTTGMQMLAMRPCIPACKQVLGSTSVLSAFGRALSTRTGFGSCSKPTSVGPMTSSNCKGVIVRAMSQRGSQGLPIDLTGKRAFIAGVADDNGYGWAIAKALAAAGAEILVGTWVPALNIFETSLRRGKFDESRKLPDGSLMEIAKVYPLDAVYDIPEDVPEDVKANKRYAGASNWTVKEVAETVKNDFGSIDILVHSLANGPEVTKPLLETSRRGYLAAISASSYSFVSLLQHFLPIMNPGGASISLTYIASERIIPGYGGGMSSAKAALESDTRVLAYEAGRKGKIRVNTISAGPLGSRAAKAIGFIEKMIEYSYVNAPLQKELLADEVGNTAAFLVSPLASAVTGSTIYVDNGLNTMGLALDSPTLST
- the LOC120660159 gene encoding enoyl-[acyl-carrier-protein] reductase [NADH] 2, chloroplastic-like isoform X1, whose protein sequence is MPHAARRSLTDTATGRPPRHLPLQHDYTGHHGSHALPTRHHLSISLSNPLHLFTGAGGQEAGARVCTAGSSSSTPPAPAAPEARNLSLRLRIRLLHAPPASAPSSRSPAGGGGGWVFEPSAATAAAESRAMGASVTTGMQMLAMRPCIPACKQVLGSTSVLSAFGRALSTRTGFGSCSKPTSVGPMTSSNCKGVIVRAMSQRGSQGLPIDLTGKRAFIAGVADDNGYGWAIAKALAAAGAEILVGTWVPALNIFETSLRRGKFDESRKLPDGSLMEIAKVYPLDAVYDIPEDVPEDVKANKRYAGASNWTVKEVAETVKNDFGSIDILVHSLANGPEVTKPLLETSRRGYLAAISASSYSFVSLLQHFLPIMNPGGASISLTYIASERIIPGYGGGMSSAKAALESDTRVLAYEAGRKGKIRVNTISAGPLGSRAAKAIGFIEKMIEYSYVNAPLQKELLADEVGNTAAFLVSPLASAVTGSTIYVDNGLNTMGLALDSPTLST